A region from the Lolium perenne isolate Kyuss_39 chromosome 4, Kyuss_2.0, whole genome shotgun sequence genome encodes:
- the LOC127294072 gene encoding uncharacterized protein At4g06598, which produces MMMANPKLQKQALLPPRSPFPTVASPYADHGPISRPQGAAHHRFGHGHGHGHHQRTSSESIIEEQPSWLDDLLDEPETPVRRAGHRRSSSDSFALFDGSAASGSFANSFEEMGGGGQAAPWGGVQEYYAKPTSYGRPQGRPWEQGMPNLAGYRPGPPMPVREKVGGHHGPPSGLRDHEHAMDKRALDELGIERKEGVLPKYAQSEADTKRAKQQYAQRSRVRKLQYIAELEGKVQSLQSEGIEVSAEMEFLNQQNIMLDLENKALKQRLESIAQEQVIKRVQQEMFEREIGRLRSLYQQQQQPPQPGTLGRSNSRDLDSQFANMSLKHKDTNSGRDTISGPLRT; this is translated from the exons ATGATGATGGCGAACCCGAAGCTCCAGAAGCAGGCACTGCTGCCTCCTCGCAGCCCGTTCCCAACGGTGGCGTCGCCGTACGCCGACCACGGCCCGATCTCCAGGCCACAGGGTGCCGCGCACCACCGCTTCGGGCATGGCCACGGCCACGGGCACCACCAGCGCACCTCgtctgagagcatcattgaggagCAGCCGTCGTGGCTCGACGACCTCCTCGACGAGCCCGAGACACCTGTGCGCCGTGCCGGGCACCGCAGGTCGTCGAGCGACTCGTTTGCACTGTTTGATGGAAGTGCTGCATCTGGCTCATTTGCCAATAGTTTCGAGGAGATGGGCGGAGGAGGGCAGGCTGCGCCATGGGGCGGCGTGCAGGAGTACtatgccaagccaacctcatatgGGAGGCCCCAGGGCCGGCCGTGGGAGCAAGGCATGCCGAATTTGGCAGGTTACAGGCCAGGCCCGCCGATGCCGGTGAGGGAGAAAGTTGGTGGCCATCACGGGCCACCGAGTGGGTTGAGGGATCATGAGCATGCCATGGACAAAAGAGCTCTTGATGAACTCGGGATAGAGAGGAAGGAGGGTGTGCTACCAAAGTACGCACAGTCGGAAGCGGACACCAAGCGTGCTAAACA GCAATATGCGCAGAGGTCTCGTGTACGGAAGCTCCAGTATATTGCAGAGCTTGAGGGTAAAGTCCAATCATTACAG TCAGAAGGGATAGAAGTGTCTGCTGAAATGGAGTTTCTTAATCAACAAAATATAATGCTAGACTTGGAAAATAAAGCCTTGAAGCAAAGGTTGGAGAGTATAGCTCAGGAGCAAGTAATTAAACGTG TTCAACAGGAAATGTTTGAGCGGGAAATTGGCCGTCTCAGGTCGTTGtatcagcagcagcaacagccacCGCAACCTGGTACTCTTGGTCGTAGTAACAGTAGAGACCTTGACTCGCAGTTTGCAAACATGTCTTTGAAACACAAAGACACCAACTCTGGGCGCGATACCATCTCTGGCCCTCTTCGTACTTAG